A section of the Solea solea chromosome 17, fSolSol10.1, whole genome shotgun sequence genome encodes:
- the LOC131443773 gene encoding protein yippee-like 5 codes for MGRIFLDHIGGTRLFSCANCDTILTNRAELISTRFTGATGRAFLFNKVVNLQHSEVQDRVMLTGRHMVRDVSCKNCNSKLGWMYEFATEESQRYKEGRVILERALVRESEGFERVPSDNS; via the exons ATGGGGCGCATCTTCTTGGATCATATTGGAGGAACTCGCCTCTTCTCTTGTGCCAACTGTGACACCATCCTGACCAACCGAGCTGAGCTCATCTCCACACGCTTCACTGGAGCAACTGGCCGAGCTTTCCTGTTCAACAAG GTTGTGAATCTGCAGCACAGCGAGGTCCAGGACAGAGTCATGCTGACAGGGAGACACATGGTGCGCGATGTCAGCTGCAAGAACTGCAACAGCAAACTGGGCTGGATGTATGAGTTTGCCACCGAGGAAAGTCAGCGCTACAAGGAGGGCCGTGTCATCCTGGAGAGGGCGCTAGTGAGGGAGAGTGAAGGCTTCGAGCGTGTTCCTTCCGACAACTCCTGA